In the genome of Raphanus sativus cultivar WK10039 chromosome 4, ASM80110v3, whole genome shotgun sequence, one region contains:
- the LOC130510828 gene encoding B3 domain-containing protein At3g25182-like: MSMYYGDLTETWSSFSLLVDNAVLLYEQEHKQTSEKKKTVSWKEEDEQRMKRIFDHFPRRPRRSWLKKPLQNLNGASTSSSSSSLVSRNMVETDETETTNPQNPRSRSSSSSCLTENTSRKRRGVQEGKRSFKKAKVSPLFSWEGKDTPDWMVQLMRSMKGGAQDAKLIFEKTLFETDVKPSQSRLSIPFNKLIRDDFLTAVESRIIEEDINNKEKMGLGALLVDQGIKKWGVFLKRWEMNGSWNYALVCGWNDVVKANGLKDGDNISLWSFRCQGVLCFALVPLPV, encoded by the coding sequence ATGAGTATGTATTACGGTGATCTCACGGAGACGTGGTCGAGCTTCTCTCTTTTGGTAGATAACGCGGTTCTTTTGTACGAACAAGAACACAAGCAAAcatcggagaagaagaagacggtaTCTtggaaagaagaagacgaaCAGAGAATGAAGAGAATCTTCGATCACTTCCCAAGAAGACCAAGAAGATCATGGTTAAAGAAACCTCTTCAAAACCTCAACGGTGCTTCtacttcctcttcttcatcctcactcGTCAGTCGCAACATGGTTGAGACAGatgaaacggagacaacaaaccCACAAAACCCTAGATCCCGATCGTCTTCGTCTTCGTGCTTAACAGAGAACACAAGCCGCAAGAGACGTGGCGTGCAAGAAGGTAAGCGTAGTTTCAAGAAAGCAAAGGTGTCACCTTTATTCTCATGGGAGGGGAAAGATACGCCGGATTGGATGGTGCAGCTGATGAGGAGCATGAAAGGAGGAGCGCAAGACGCAAAGCTAATCTTTGAGAAGACTCTGTTTGAAACAGATGTCAAACCAAGCCAGAGCCGTCTCTCGATCCCTTTCAACAAACTGATCCGAGACGACTTCTTGACAGCCGTTGAGTCAAGAATCATCGAGGAAGACATCAATAACAAAGAAAAGATGGGTTTGGGAGCGCTTCTTGTTGATCAAGGCATTAAAAAGTGGGGTGTGTTTCTCAAGAGATGGGAGATGAACGGTTCTTGGAACTACGCATTGGTTTGTGGGTGGAACGATGTTGTGAAGGCCAATGGATTGAAAGATGGAGACAACATTAGTCTTTGGTCTTTTAGGTGCCAAGGAGTCCTCTGTTTTGCCCTTGTTCCCCTTCCCGTGTGA
- the LOC108829807 gene encoding 30S ribosomal protein 2, chloroplastic, translating into MLILIAHNTTQHLLLFSPIISFLPSPTMATFLTAVVSIKPTLFSFHSESSPSLQSQTNAFALKAKAFPSVPTAISLPRTSRMRLIPRATLETEEKPALDPNAESSRRVYIGNIPRTVTNEQLTKLVEEHGAVEQVQVMYDKYSGRSRRFGFATMKSVEDANAVIEKLNGTTIEGREVKVNITEKPIESSSSSSPDLSLLQSEDAAFVDSPYKVYVGNLAKSVTKEMLESLFSEKGKVLSAKVSRVPGTSKSTGFGFVTFSSDEDVDAAILALNNSLLEGQKIRVNKA; encoded by the exons ATGTTGATATTGATAGcacacaacacaacacaacaccTTCTTCTCTTTTCCCCCATTAtctccttccttccttctccGACAATGGCTACTTTCCTAACAGCTGTCGTTTCAATCAAACCCACACTCTTCTCATTCCACTCCGAGTCCTCCCCCTCTTTGCAATCTCAAACCAATGCATTCGCTCTCAAGGCCAAAGCCTTTCCTTCTGTCCCCACAGCCATCTCTCTTCCACGGACCTCCAGGATGAGACTCATCCCTCGCGCAACGTTGGAGACGGAAGAAAAACCCGCTTTGGACCCTAACGCAGAATCCTCAAGACGCGTCTACATCGGAAACATACCAAGAACCGTAACTAACGAACAGCTCACCAAACTCGTCGAAGAACACGGCGCCGTTGAACAAGTCCAG GTGATGTATGATAAGTACTCAGGAAGAAGCCGTAGGTTTGGTTTCGCCACAATGAAATCAGTTGAAGATGCCAATGCCGTCATTGAGAAGTTGAATGGCACT ACAATTGAAGGACGTGAGGTGAAGGTTAATATTACAGAGAAACCTatagaatcatcatcatcatcgtctccTGATTTGTCGCTGCTTCAGTCTGAAGATGCAGCTTTTGTGGATAGTCCTTACAAAGTGTATGTAGGGAATCTAGCGAAGAGTGTTACTAAAGAGATGCTTGAGAGTTTGTTTTCTGAGAAAGGGAAAGTTCTGAGTGCTAAGGTTTCGAGAGTGCCTGGTACTTCGAAATCTACTGGGTTTGGGTTTGTTACGTTTTCTTCTGATGAAGATGTCGATGCTGCTATTTTGGCTCTTAACAACTCT TTGCTGGAAGGACAGAAGATTCGGGTGAACAAGGCGTAG
- the LOC108829806 gene encoding phosphoglucan phosphatase DSP4, chloroplastic isoform X1 — translation MNCLQNLPRSSVSPLLGFVGNQRDPSSSLKMMLLPIKASYPKCRTVLQAVSDSKSSLEVSDVAKEEEEKSDEYSQDMTQAMGAVLTYRHELGMNYSFIRPDLIVGSCLQTPEDVDKLRKIGVKTIFCLQQDPDLEYFGVDISSIQAYAKTFTDIQHIRCQIRDFDAFDLRLRLPAVVSTLYKAVMRNGGVTYVHCTAGMGRAPAVALTYMFWVQGYKLMEAHRLLMSKRTCSPNLDAIRNATIDILTGLKKKIVTLTLKDKEFSTVEVSGLDIGWGQRIPLTLDKGTGLWSLKRELPEGQFEYKYIIDGEWRHNEQEPFTGPNKDGHTNNYVKVVDDPTSLDGAKRERLSSEDPELLEGERLKLIQFLETCSEQPEV, via the exons ATGAATTGCCTTCAGAATCTTCCCAG ATCCTCAGTCTCACCTTTGTTGGGCTTTGTGGGCAATCAAAGagatccttcttcttctttgaagaTGATGCTG CTACCTATCAAAGCCAGTTATCCTAAGTGTAGAACTGTTTTACAG GCGGTATCAGATTCGAAATCCAGCTTAGAGGTGAGTGATGTTGCaaaagaagaggaggagaaatCTGATGAATATAGCCAAGACATGACTCAAGCTATGGGTGCTG TTTTAACTTACAGGCATGAGCTAGGAATGAACTACAGCTTTATTCGTCCTGATTTAATTGTTGGATCCTGCTTACAg ACCCCTGAAGATGTTGACAAGCTCCGTAAAATTGGGGTCAAAACCATCTTCTGCTTGCAACAAGATCCTGACTTGGA ATATTTTGGAGTAGATATAAGCAGCATCCAAGCATATGCTAAGACATTTACTGACATTCAGCATATCCGCTGTCAAATAAG AGACTTTGATGCGTTTGATCTGAGACTGCGTCTTCCTGCAGTGGTTAGCACACTATACAAAGCTGTTATGCGAAATGGAGGAGTTACGTACGTCCACTGCACTGCTGGAATGGGAAGGGCTCCTGCTGTTGCG TTGACATACATGTTCTGGGTGCAAGGCTACAAACTTATGGAAGCTCACAGATTACTTATG aGCAAACGAACCTGCTCTCCGAACCTTGATGCTATCAGAAACGCAACAATTGATATT CTTACAGgactcaagaagaagattgTTACTCTGACACTGAAAGACAAGGAGTTCTCCACAGTAGAAGTTTCTGGCCTTGACATTGGATGGGGACAG AGGATACCTCTGACACTAGACAAGGGAACAGGACTCTGGAGCCTAAAGAGAGAACTGCCT GAAGGACAgtttgaatataaatatatcatagaTGGTGAATGGAGACACAATGAGCAAGAGCCGTTTACAGGACCTAACAAAGATGGACATACCAATAACTACGTAAAA GTGGTGGATGACCCAACGAGCCTGGATGGTGCAAAGAGGGAGAGGTTATCGAGTGAAGACCCTGAGCTTTTGGAGGGGGAACGCTTGAAACTAATCCAGTTCTTGGAGACTTGCTCTGAACAACCAGAAGTTTGA
- the LOC108829806 gene encoding phosphoglucan phosphatase DSP4, chloroplastic isoform X2 encodes MNCLQNLPRSSVSPLLGFVGNQRDPSSSLKMMLLPIKASYPKCRTVLQAVSDSKSSLEVSDVAKEEEEKSDEYSQDMTQAMGAVLTYRHELGMNYSFIRPDLIVGSCLQTPEDVDKLRKIGVKTIFCLQQDPDLEYFGVDISSIQAYAKTFTDIQHIRCQIRDFDAFDLRLRLPAVVSTLYKAVMRNGGVTYVHCTAGMGRAPAVALTYMFWVQGYKLMEAHRLLMSKRTCSPNLDAIRNATIDILTGLKKKIVTLTLKDKEFSTVEVSGLDIGWGQRIPLTLDKGTGLWSLKRELPEGQFEYKYIIDGEWRHNEQEPFTGPNKDGHTNNYVKVKCGG; translated from the exons ATGAATTGCCTTCAGAATCTTCCCAG ATCCTCAGTCTCACCTTTGTTGGGCTTTGTGGGCAATCAAAGagatccttcttcttctttgaagaTGATGCTG CTACCTATCAAAGCCAGTTATCCTAAGTGTAGAACTGTTTTACAG GCGGTATCAGATTCGAAATCCAGCTTAGAGGTGAGTGATGTTGCaaaagaagaggaggagaaatCTGATGAATATAGCCAAGACATGACTCAAGCTATGGGTGCTG TTTTAACTTACAGGCATGAGCTAGGAATGAACTACAGCTTTATTCGTCCTGATTTAATTGTTGGATCCTGCTTACAg ACCCCTGAAGATGTTGACAAGCTCCGTAAAATTGGGGTCAAAACCATCTTCTGCTTGCAACAAGATCCTGACTTGGA ATATTTTGGAGTAGATATAAGCAGCATCCAAGCATATGCTAAGACATTTACTGACATTCAGCATATCCGCTGTCAAATAAG AGACTTTGATGCGTTTGATCTGAGACTGCGTCTTCCTGCAGTGGTTAGCACACTATACAAAGCTGTTATGCGAAATGGAGGAGTTACGTACGTCCACTGCACTGCTGGAATGGGAAGGGCTCCTGCTGTTGCG TTGACATACATGTTCTGGGTGCAAGGCTACAAACTTATGGAAGCTCACAGATTACTTATG aGCAAACGAACCTGCTCTCCGAACCTTGATGCTATCAGAAACGCAACAATTGATATT CTTACAGgactcaagaagaagattgTTACTCTGACACTGAAAGACAAGGAGTTCTCCACAGTAGAAGTTTCTGGCCTTGACATTGGATGGGGACAG AGGATACCTCTGACACTAGACAAGGGAACAGGACTCTGGAGCCTAAAGAGAGAACTGCCT GAAGGACAgtttgaatataaatatatcatagaTGGTGAATGGAGACACAATGAGCAAGAGCCGTTTACAGGACCTAACAAAGATGGACATACCAATAACTACGTAAAAGTAAAAt GTGGTGGATGA
- the LOC108829805 gene encoding uncharacterized protein LOC108829805 yields MHSLKASCVGQVLALAKPHDSVGKRTRNRIPKEERKTLVESFIKKHQRLNNGSFPSLNLTHKEVGGSFYTIREIVREIIQENRVLGTSGLILEDKGDDHLQDQTLSSSLLMDPVPPLSLSPEGFHSPSGQTHNLSSEVRERMSADDIDGRQAAAASEETSGSDVLKDREVNGCHQLSEEGRGLLTHEPVDSTDISRAQFTGSCGEENEEVEVDKKDIAFEETPLTESKDTKPVNNDDRVNDDEAAMMTQGVNMRENTLDTIDLPAGEAVAETCTTMELAKVCEGGNGTEAKVESDSSIETFVDLGDISSSISAVPEERGTQVIGGQISIVMEKKAEEKTVNPASVDAKGKVVDNAVISSSIHETKEFSNGSCLTTERTIPKSSTESGSLKEDIARNEVTSVEKARVEKENLNASDSSSSQKGNIAPLNRIKPESWKGQSNVTGGGRETNPLLAVLKSFLTAFVKFWSE; encoded by the exons ATGCACTCTCTAAAGGCTAGTTGCGTTGGGCAAGTGTTGGCTCTAGCCAAGCCTCACGACTCTGTAGGCAAGAGAACGCGTAATCGTATCCCCAAAGAGGAGAGAAAGACACTTGTTGAATCTTTCATTAAGAA GCATCAAAGGCTAAACAATGGGAGTTTTCCTTCACTTAATCTCACACACAAGGAGGTTGGTGGGTCTTTCTACACCATTAGAGAGATTGTCAGAGAGATCATCCAAGAAAATAGAGTCCTTGGTACTAGTGGCTTGATTCTGGAAGACAAAGGAGATGACCATTTGCAAGATCAAACTCTGTCAAGTTCTTTACTCATGGATCCTGTCCCTCCTTTATCTTTGTCCCCAGAGGGATTCCATTCTCCATCAGGTCAAACTCATAATCTCTCTTCAGAGGTTAGGGAGAGAATGTCAGCTGATGACATTGACGGCAGACAGGCTGCTGCTGCCTCTGAAGAGACGTCGGGATCTGATGTGTTAAAGGACAGGGAAGTGAACGGGTGTCATCAACTTTCTGAAGAAGGCAGAGGGCTGCTCACACACGAGCCAGTGGACTCTACTGATATATCCAGGGCTCAGTTTACAGGATCTTGCGGTGAAGAGAATGAAGAAGTCGAGGTGGATAAGAAAGACATAGCATTTGAGGAAACACCTTTGACTGAATCAAAAGACACAAAACCTGTCAACAATGACGATAGAGTGAATGATGATGAAGCAGCGATGATGACCCAAGGGGTTAACATGAGGGAGAATACATTAGACACAATTGATCTGCCAGCAGGAGAAGCAGTTGCTGAGACTTGTACGACGATGGAGTTGGCTAAAGTTTGTGAGGGTGGAAATGGAACTGAGGCAAAGGTGGAAAGTGATAGCAGCATCGAAACTTTTGTTGATCTTGGAGATATTTCTTCATCCATTTCTGCCGTACCTGAAGAACGAGGGACACAAGTCATTGGTGGTCAAATCTCAATCGTTATGGAAaagaaagctgaagagaaaaCTGTAAATCCTGCTTCGGTAGATGCTAAAGGGAAGGTGGTTGACAATGCTGTGATTAGCAGCAGCATTCATGAGACTAAGGAATTTAGTAATGGAAGTTGTTTGACAACAGAACGGACAATCCCAAAATCTAGCACTGAG TCTGGAAGTTTAAAGGAGGACATAGCTAGGAATGAAGTCACAAGTGTCGAGAAGGCAAGAGTGGAAAAGGAGAACCTCAATGCTTCAGATAGTTCAAGCTCTCAGAAAGGAAACATTGCACCACTAAACAGAATCAAACC TGAATCGTGGAAAGGGCAATCTAATGTGACAGGAGGAGGACGTGAAACAAATCCGCTTTTGGCAGTGTTGAAGTCTTTTTTGACAGCCTTTGTGAAGTTTTGGTCCGAGTGA
- the LOC108836961 gene encoding SEC12-like protein 1 yields MEIEEASRGESGHVVCGSWVRRPKKVNWAIIARAAKRRGSASPALLHIFSFDPITTSLSSSPLATHALKEGDGDPVAISVHPGGDYFVCSTSKGGCKLFEIVGGATTGITILAKELPPLENAGLQKCMAFSFDGSKLAVGGADGCLRIMEWPNLSVILDEPKAHKSIRDMDFSLDSEFLATTSTDGSARIWKAEDGFPLSTLERSKDENIELCRFSKDGTKPFLFCGAQRGDVPVVNVYDISTWKKLGFKKLSRKSASTMAVSLDGKYIALGGKDGDISVAEVKTMEIYHYSKRLHLGQTIASLEFCPSERVILTTSSEWGEMVTKLTVPKEWKEWQIYALLFCLFMGSVILAYVFFENSDSFWKLPMGKDQRRPKISLFGDSSTPSEDRNRWNLDL; encoded by the exons ATGGAGATTGAAGAAGCGAGTCGTGGTGAAAGTGGGCATGTGGTGTGCGGATCATGGGTTCGTCGCCCCAAGAAAGTGAACTGGGCCATCATCGCCAGAGCTGCCAAACGCCGTGGCTCAGCCTCTCCTGCTCTGCTTCACATCTTCTCTTTCGATCCCATCACTacttctctctcctcctctccctTG GCAACCCATGCGCTTAAAGAGGGTGATGGTGATCCTGTGGCAATCTCAGTTCACCCTGGTGGAGATTATTTTGTTTGCTCAACCTCCAAAGGTGGTTGCAA gtTGTTTGAGATTGTTGGAGGAGCAACCACAGGTATTACGATCTTAGCCAAAGAACTCCCTCCTCTCGAAAATGCTGGACTACAAAAGTGTATGGCCTTCAGCTTTGATGGCTCTAAATTAGCTGTTGGGGGAGCG GATGGATGCCTCAGAATTATGGAGTGGCCAAACCTAAGTGTAATTTTGGATGAGCCAAAGGCACACAAATCAATCCGTGATATGGATTTCAG tcTGGACTCAGAGTTCTTAGCCACAACATCAACTGATGGATCAGCTAGAATATGGAAAGCAGAAGATGGTTTCCCTTTGTCTACTTTGGAACGTAGTAAG GATGAAAATATTGAACTGTGCCGGTTCTCTAAAGATGGAACAAAACCGTTTCTGTTCTGTGGTGCTCAGAGAG GTGATGTTCCTGTGGTAAATGTTTATGACATTAGTACATGGAAGAAGCTTGGGTTCAAGAAGCTGTCAAGGAAGAGTGCATCCACAATGGCAGTCAGCTTGGATGGCAAATATATTGCTTT ggGTGGCAAAGATGGGGATATATCTGTTGCTGAAGTGAAGACAATGGAGATATACCACTACAGTAAGAGGTTACACCTTGGTCAAACCATTGCTTCACTTGAGTTCTGCCCTAGTGAAAG GGTAATACTGACAACATCAAGCGAATGGGGTGAGATGGTGACCAAGCTCACTGTACCAAAGGAGTGGAAAG AGTGGCAAATATATGCACTGTTGTTTTGCTTGTTCATGGGGTCAGTGATACTTGCATACGTGTTCTTTGAGAACTCAGACTCGTTCTGGAAGCTACCAATGGGGAAAGATCAAAGAAGACCAAAGATTAGTCTATTTGGAGATTCATCCACGCCTAGTGAGGATCGTAATAGGTGGAACTTGGACCTGTAG